The region GACTCTTATAGAGCGAAAGATAATTGCATCAACTCAGAATAGGAGGGGTCCTAATGTTGTAGGTTTTTCAGGATTATTACAACCGTTTGCTGATGCTTTAAAATTAATTATAAAAGAATCAATTTTTCCTAGAAATTCAAACTTAATAATATTTATTATTTCTCCCCTTATTTCCTTATTTTTTGCTATTTCTGCTTGAGCCTTCATACCATTTTCTTATTCATCTATTTTAGTAGATTCAAATATAGCTTTATTGTTTATATTTACTAGTTCTATTTTACATATTTATGGTATTATTTTAGCTGGATGATCTTCTGGTTCTAGATATAGTTTTTTGGGATCATTGAGATCAACGGCTCAATTAATTGCTTACGACATTAGTATAGCAATAATAATGTGTACTTTAGCTCTATTCCCAAAATCTCTTAATTTAATAGACATTATAGAATTTCAAGATTGTAATGGTTATTTTGCTTTTTATTTACCAATACTATTTTTACTTTTTTTAGTCTCCTCTTTAGCTGAAACTAATAGACATCCATTTGATCTACCTGAAGCAGAGTCAGAATTAGTTGGTGGGTTTAATACAGAATATTCTTCCTCTTATTTTGCTTTTTTTTTTTTAGCTGAATATGCTTCAATTTTGTTAATGGTATTCCTAATAAATCATCTTTTTCTTGGAGGATGAACTACCATATTCTTTTTTCAAAGTTTTTCAATTATCTTTTATATTTTAAAATTATTATTTATATACTTTTTTTTTTTTTTATTAATAGCAGTTATCCCTCGTTACAGATATGATCAACTTATGCGACTTGGTTGAAAATTTGTATTGCCGGCAAGTCTCTCTTTTTTTTTTTTAACTGTTATTTCTGTTACATTTTTTTTAAATTAATAAAAAAAAATAATAAAAATAAAAATGATGACTACAAAAAATTTACATAAATTTTTTATACCCTCCCTTTATATATTGATTTTTAGCATTTCTTTGCCCCTTTTCAAAATTTTTTACCAAAACGATTACCTAAACCCATATACCATAACTTTTAAAAATCCAAAAACAATTCAAATGTATAATATAATGATTTTATATCATTATGTTATGACTTTTTTAATTGGAATTATAATTTTTACATTTATTTTTATTTTTTTATCTTTTTTTAGAACTTATTTTTTTTTTCATGTAAAACTAATGTTTCCTCCAAATAAAATGGTTTTTAAAGAAATTTTTTATACTGAAAATTATTTAGATATTTTTCCAAAATTTTTAAATTGAATTAGATACAATTTATATATTAATAAATTTAAATTTATGAATTTTTATAAGGAGGATATAAAAAGTTCTTTAAAAGACCAAGTTTCTCATGCTCCGGTTTTAGAATTTTTTTGAGTTATATTTCCAGCTTTAATATTAGTTGCTATAGCTTATCCTTCTGTGGTTATGCTTTATTATAACGAATCTTATGTTGACCCTGTATTTAATATAACTGTTATTGGAAATCAATGATATTGAACTTATGAATATAATGATTTTAATGTTGTAGAAATTTTTAAAAAACATTTAACTCATGAAAATTTTGTTTTAGGTAGAACTTTAGACGACATTGTAATGTATATAAATGAACAAAAGTCAAAAGTTCTAAAGAATTTTTCTGGACAAAAATTATTAAAAGCTAAAGATAAGATTATCTTCGATCAGATTCCAAAAAGATTAACTATTGATAGTAATATGATAATAGCAAAAGATCCAAAATTTTTAAGACTTTTAACTACTGATCAGTGTTTAGTTATTCCTTCAAAAACCCCAATTAGGTTACTTATTACCTCAAATGATGTAATTCATAGTTGAGCTGTTCCAAGTTATGGTGTTAAACTTGATGCTGTCCCTGGTCGTATAAATCAGCAAATATTGAATATACCTCTAGTGGGAACATCTTGGGGTCAATGTAGTGAGCTTTGTGGCGTTAATCATGCATTTATGCCGATTGAAATAAAAGTTTTAGCTTTCAATGATTTTATTTTATTTATGCATTTACGATTAAAGGAAATTTTATTCCCACTTTTAGTAGATTATTATAAAGAACGAACTGTTATTATAAAAAATTTGTGTACTGTATTGAAAGAAAAAATTAATAATGGAGGTCTAACAGGTGAAAGTAATTTTTCTGCTTTAGAAAAAATTTTTAATAAAGAAAAATTATCAACTATGAAAAAGACTTTATCCTCTTGTAATCTAAAAAAGCAATAGAATGGCTAGCGCTTTAAAGAAAAATAACGCACCACTTATAATAAAATATAAAAGAACAAATTTAAAAGAGCAGCGTAAAAGTTTTAAGAAATACTATGATGCGTTGTCAAAACATAAAAAATTGGTATTTCAATATATTTTAAACAGGGGAAGAACACAAAAACATAAATTACATGTTGTATCTCCTAGCCCTTGACCAATTTATAGTTCAGCTTGTGCTTTTTTATTAGTTATTGGTATGGTTTTATGAATGCACGGTTATACCGGAATACCCCTTTTTTGTGGTGTAGTAAGCTTAATTAGTGCTTTTATTTTTTGATTTAGAGATATTATTCGTGAAGGCGTTTACATGGGTTATCATACAAGTATAGTTAATTCTTGTTTACGTTCTGGCTTCATATTATTTTTAATTAGTGAAGTTATGTTTTTCTTTGGATTTTTTTGATCATTATTTCACTATTCTCTTACTCCTAGTATATTTTCTGGTGGAATTTGACCACCTCAGGGAATAGTTATTTATTTTTTATCAGAAAATTTAAATTACCCACAATCAAGATTTTCTGATATTATAAAAACTCAAACACCTATGTTAATCAATGAAAGTCATGAAGTAGATAATTTTTTTTATGATCCTACTGATTTTGATAATTTAATTGAAAAACACGATTCAAATAGAAGAGTTTACAAAAAACCTAAAAGTATATATGCTTCTATAGATAAGATGCCAAGTAAACTTGTTTCTTTTTTCTTTAAAAGACAAGCTTATGGTAATCCTGGAACATTGTTTTGAAATCATTCAAAAATGTATTTGAATTTTTATTCACATGGTGTCTTAGTTAATCCATATAAGATACCCCTTTTAAATACTGCAATATTATTGACTTCAGGTTTTGTTTTAACAGTTTCACATTCTTATTTGAGAATAGAACTATTTCGTCCAAGTTATAGACTATTGTTATTTACAATATATTTAGGTTTATACTTTATTTTACTACAGTCTAATGAGTATATATACAGTGGTTTTTCTATGAATGATGGTGTTTATGGATCTATTTTTTATTTACTTACAGGATTTCACGGATTTCATGTAATTATAGGTACTATTTTTTTAATAGTTTGTGCTTTTAGATTGCGTTTAGGACATTTTTGTCATCATAATCATTTTGCTTTTGAAGCAGCAGCTTGA is a window of Candidatus Dependentiae bacterium DNA encoding:
- a CDS encoding NADH-quinone oxidoreductase subunit H; amino-acid sequence: MLNTLILSILLSLLIIIGLLLSVAFLTLIERKIIASTQNRRGPNVVGFSGLLQPFADALKLIIKESIFPRNSNLIIFIISPLISLFFAISA
- a CDS encoding NADH-quinone oxidoreductase subunit H, producing MRSTAQLIAYDISIAIIMCTLALFPKSLNLIDIIEFQDCNGYFAFYLPILFLLFLVSSLAETNRHPFDLPEAESELVGGFNTEYSSSYFAFFFLAEYASILLMVFLINHLFLGG
- a CDS encoding NADH-quinone oxidoreductase subunit H — protein: MFFFQSFSIIFYILKLLFIYFFFFLLIAVIPRYRYDQLMRLG
- a CDS encoding cytochrome c oxidase subunit 3; its protein translation is MGYHTSIVNSCLRSGFILFLISEVMFFFGFF
- a CDS encoding cytochrome c oxidase subunit 3 is translated as MNFYSHGVLVNPYKIPLLNTAILLTSGFVLTVSHSYLRIELFRPSYRLLLFTIYLGLYFILLQSNEYIYSGFSMNDGVYGSIFYLLTGFHGFHVIIGTIFLIVCAFRLRLGHFCHHNHFAFEAAA